The nucleotide window CACTGCCTGTAAACATCGATaagaccaccaccacatcaaccatcacaacaacatcaaccatcacaataacaacaacaacaacaacaacaagacaatGGTTACACATCACAACCACACTGAATATCATTAGCAAATACTGACCAGGGGTGGTAGACACTGGATcggcactttaaaaaaaacggaCATGAATTCAAGTCTTGTGTTACATTATGTAACTCCAGCCCAAGCGGTAAGTCAATCTCGAACCCCAGACTGGCCTAAATTTATCCATGTGAATGTGATCTTCATAAGAGGTTCAGGGTGTTTGAACATTTTGTTCCAACAGCTGCGCTCAGCGAGTGAAAGTCTCCGGCACTTTCGTTCCCGTGTGTGACATAAAGCCGTCGTTAACACACAACGACTCCAAATAAATGTTACATAAGAAGGTACGTATCTCACTGCAGTATTAAAGTGTACGCCTCGAGTGGTCCCCGTGTGCACGTGAGGATGGGGTTCACGGGCTCCAAAGGCCAGTGTTATACGAGGATCGCCACCGGGGGGGGGTCAACTTACATTGACCTGTTCGGTCGGGAATGCTCCTATGCCGACCCTGGTGGTGTAGGCTTTGGAGACCCCGAACACATCACCGATGTTCAGGGGGGGGATTCCCAGGCCGGTGCATGCCCCGCCGACGGTGCAGTTTGATGATGTCACGAAAGGATATGTACCTGATGATTGTATGCATACATTAAAAATATGGGTTTCAAATGCACTTGGAAATCGTTGTCTTTATGACCAAAAGATGTACCAAAGTCAATGTCCAGAAGAGCAGCATTGGCGCCTTCCACCAGAATCTTTTTCTGGGACCCGTGGATAGCTTCGTACATGTAGTACACACCGTCTCTCACCATTGGTCGCAATCTCTCTGCATACTCCTTCACGAGCACAAAACAAACGTGGAAACATTTACATTGGTGTGGATGGATTCTATCCATCCGTGTGGCTCCAATAACTGTTTACAAAGTCTGTATTACGATACAAATGTTGAATGTACGACCGTTAAGAACACTTTTCTAGTGCCAATAACTTGTGTGACAGTGTGACCTACTGTCAAAAGCGTTCGGAAACATTTAGCAGAGAACAAGTGAATGAACTGCTagtctccctttctcttgtAATTGtctgcttgagtgtgtgtgtgtgtgtgtgtgtgtgtgtgtgtgtgtgtgtgtgtgtgtgtgtgtgtgtgtgtgtgtgtgtgtgtgtgtgtgtgtgtgtgtgtgtgtgtgtgtgtgtgtgtgtgtgtgtgtgtgagtctgggtctgtgtctgtgtctgtgtctgtgtgcgagtcGCTTGTACTTGTTGCTTGGCAACGTGAAGCACTTGTTTTGGGTGAGTAGCCCAATAATGTAGTGAACAGCTGACTATTTGATGAAAACGGGCACTAAATACATCAGCAGCCTCCTACAGAGCCAACCAATTCAAAATTAGAGTCTGCATTTTTTCTTGTTACATACAGATCGGCTAGATCAACACTATTTCAAATAAACAACACATTGCTTAAAAATTGTGAAATGTAGACTAAAGTTATCGTCTTATATCGCAGACTAATCAGCTCATTGTAAATTATTCACAATCGCTTTGGAGTTCATGGGAAGTGCAGTCCTTATTCTCTGAAATACCTGGaataaagacttttgctacctCATACCTTGAGTTTTTTCAGTTGGTCCTCAGCATCCACTGTCAAGGTTGGATACATGGACTGATACTGCTTGACAAGGTTCTTGAATCTGCAATGATCACAGTCATCAACGATTTAAATACAGAGGGTCATTTATCATCTCGTAgtctgaatgcgtgtgtgtcattGAGCATATGGACATACATATGCCTGACTCAATAGGAGAAGGGCCTCATTAGGGGCCATCCCTACCTGGCCGAGAAGTCTTTGAAGTCCCCCAgaaggtcacacacacgcaggccagTGCGGGAGGCCTTGCTGGAGTAGGTGGGTCCGATACCCTTCTTGGTCGTCCCAATGCTGTTCATGGAAAAAAAGAGCAACCTTAGTTGAATCTGGAACATATATGGATTGTACAATGCAACATAACATTCATGAAATAGTACATTTGTATGGTTTTGGGGCTTATTTTCTCATCTATCTTTACTTTATTCCTTCTTGCGCTTGTCTCTGGGTTTCTTGCAGGCCGTCCACAACTTGATGAAAGTCAAATACTGTTGGAAAACAAAGTACAAACTTTTTGAGCAGCTTGCCCCTTATTTGGAAATGGTGTAATATCCGCTGTTGCAACCATTTTCCTTATTGAGCCACAGATACGTACCTAGATGTGCTCTGTCAGACACGATCAGTCTCTTGTCCCAGCCCTTCAGACCTATAGTGATAGCAAGGGACACGAGGTCATGTGCACACTCATGACAAGGCCTGACAATCACACCGGGTTGGAGATGAGAATCAAGACTTACCTTTCTTCTCATTCTTATCGCCCTCTTCAAACAAACCGGGCAAATGTATGACTACGCCGTTCCCTGCGAacagtaaaataattaaattccAACCCCTTGTAATGCACACAGACATCTGTACGTAGATATATATGCTGTGCCTGTAATCGCTGACTGAGGAGGAATGAGGGTGTAGATCATGGACAGCTGCGGTTTCTTACCGATAAGTGATATACTCTTTGAGTTAATGATTCCACTTGGGAGAAGGTGGAAATCATACTCCTTCCCCTCTACCACGACTGTATGTCCTGCATTGTTGCCCCCCTGGAAATAGAAACCAAGAAACCCTTGATCATGCATTTGGTACAAACATTCAtataaattcattcattcatatgaatatgaatatgtatgGCCTGAACGCAGATCCACAGGTCTACAGAGATTTGACAGATAACGAACGTAAACAGTTCAAAT belongs to Gadus chalcogrammus isolate NIFS_2021 chromosome 5, NIFS_Gcha_1.0, whole genome shotgun sequence and includes:
- the adss1 gene encoding adenylosuccinate synthetase isozyme 1; the protein is MSFSWSPKDNKSCNNPPVATGLKRSRNDTGNKVTVVLGAQWGDEGKGKVVDLLATEADLVCRCQGGNNAGHTVVVEGKEYDFHLLPSGIINSKSISLIGNGVVIHLPGLFEEGDKNEKKGLKGWDKRLIVSDRAHLVFDFHQVVDGLQETQRQAQEGINIGTTKKGIGPTYSSKASRTGLRVCDLLGDFKDFSARFKNLVKQYQSMYPTLTVDAEDQLKKLKEYAERLRPMVRDGVYYMYEAIHGSQKKILVEGANAALLDIDFGTYPFVTSSNCTVGGACTGLGIPPLNIGDVFGVSKAYTTRVGIGAFPTEQVNAVGELLQTRGHEIGVTTGRKRRCGWLDLVILKYAHMINGFSAIALTKLDILDVLDEIKVGVAYKINGKRIPHFPANLEVLQKVEVEYETFPGWKSDTAAARKWNDLPPKAQNYIRFIENHIGVPIKWVGVGKSRECMIQMF